The Dendropsophus ebraccatus isolate aDenEbr1 chromosome 10, aDenEbr1.pat, whole genome shotgun sequence genome has a segment encoding these proteins:
- the SYTL4 gene encoding synaptotagmin-like protein 4, with the protein MMQNPEMVNLSFLSETEKDFILQVLQRDEDLRKAEDRRIRRLKNELLDIRRKGAKRGSQRYSDRTCARCQQNVGRLLPKTNTCRSCNHLVCKDCRMETSTGGWKCNVCIKEAELKKSTGDWFYDQRINRFANRLGSDIVRISLRRKPPAPVNKRETAAQTLLENSQMSDQKATKPPKSPQERQRASGGMSGSPDLRDQRSDTESTEQISLNSYKTDSKRSTPTLSRRNSAEKMSASSDGRKNYGPSGAKVDTLTVPVRSRDYHHSDSEGEPRLGNRSAGSADESDAIFKKNPRRLLKPSDYSKSVIDLRPEEKVEEGNTMGDRSKSVPGLNAEMEEEDEDIDNLVEIHRLTTARSSLRSGTSTSTMGSMMSIYSEAGDFGNVIVTGEIMFSMRYDGKTQILSIVVKECRNLAYGDDVKRRSNPYVKSYLLPDKSRQGKRKTTIKRNSVNPLYGETLQYIVPESILLSRTLQLSVWHHDRFGRNTFLGEVNIPLDSWNFDSMMDECLPLHGKGAADATVSYKGELVVSLKYIPPSKSSGGSERRKSKADEGGELQVWIKEAKNLTAVKPGGTSDSFVKGYLLPIKSRNTKRKTPVMKKSLNPHYNHTFVYNGIKPEDLQNTCLELTVWDREPLSSNDFLGGVRLGPGTGLYNGQPVDWMDSSGEELSLWTKMRQYPGSWAEGSLQLRPTMAKAK; encoded by the exons ATGATGCAAAATCCAGAGATGGTCAATCTGAGCTTCCTGTCAGAAACCGAGAAAGATTTCATCCTGCAAGTCCTCCAGAGAGACGAGGATCTGCGGAAAGCAGAGGATCGCCGTATCcg GAGACTAAAAAACGAGCTTCTGGATATAAGAAGAAAAGGAGCAAAAAGGGGAAGTCAGCGCTACAGTGACCGGACCTGTGCCCGCTGCCAGCAGAACGTGGGCCGCCTACTCCCCAAGACCAACACCTGCCGCAGCTGTAACCACCTGGTGTGCAAAGATTGTCGCATGGAGACCTCCACTGGGGGATGGAAGTGCAACGTCTGCATCAAGGAGGC GGAACTGAAAAAGTCGACTGGCGACTGGTTTTATGATCAGAGAATCAATCGTTTCGCCAACAGACTGGGCAGTGACATTGTGAGGATCTCGCTACGACGTAAACCTCCAGCTCCAG TCAATAAACGGGAGACGGCGGCACAGACATTGCTGGAGAATTCACAGATGAGTGATCAGAAGGCGACAAAACCGCCGAAGAGTCCACAGGAGAGACAGAGGGCTTCTGG AGGAATGAGCGGATCTccagacctccgggaccagaggAGCGACACTGAATCCACAGAGCAGATCAGTCTGAACAGCTACAAGACGGACTCCAAGAGGAGCACGCCCACCCTGTCCAG GAGAAATTCAGCAGAGAAGATGAGTGCTTCCTCGGATGGAAGGAAGAACTATGGACCCAGTGGCGCTAAAGTGGACACCTTGACTGTCCCTGTCCGCTCCCGGGATTACCACCACTCCGACTCAGAAGGG GAACCGCGTTTGGGTAACCGTAGTGCGGGCTCCGCAGACGAGAGTGACGCCATTTTCAAGAAGAATCCTCGAAGACTCCTAAAGCCTTCAG ACTACAGTAAGTCCGTGATAGATTTACGGCCAGAAGAAAAGGTGGAAGAAGGAAACACGATGGGTGATCGAAGCAAGTCAGTTCCTGGCCTCAATGCTGAGATG gaagaggaagatgaagATATTGATAACCTAGTGGAAATTCATCGCTTGACCACAGCTAGGAGTAGTCTGCGCAGTGGAACCTCCACG AGCACGATGGGGAGTATGATGAGCATCTACAGCGAAGCCGGAGATTTCGGAAATGTGATTGTAACAGGGGAAATCATGTTCTCTATGAGATACGACGGCAAAACACAGATCCTGAGTATTGTGGTAAAGGAATGTCGGAACCTGGCCTATGGGGATGACGTGAAGCGGAGATCTAACCC ATACGTGAAGTCCTATCTTCTGCCAGATAAATCCCGCCAGGGAAAACGCAAAACTACAATAAAGCGTAACTCTGTGAATCCGCTGTACGGCGAGACCTTACAG TACATTGTCCCAGAGTCCATTTTGCTCTCAAGAACCCTACAGCTGTCGGTGTGGCACCACGATCGCTTTGGAAGAAACACTTTTCTTGGGGAGGTGAACATACCGCTGGATTCCTGGAACTTCGACAGCATGATGGACGAGTGTCTTCCTCTTCATGGGAAG GGCGCAGCAGATGCCACAGTGTCCTATAAAGGAGAGCTGGTTGTGTCCTTAAAGTACATCCCACCATCCAAGTCCAGCGGTGGGAGTGAGAGGAGGAAGA GCAAAGCAGATGAGGGAGGAGAACTCCAGGTTTGGATTAAAGAGGCTAAAAACCTGACAGCAGTGAAGCCTGGTGGGACCTCGGACAGCTTTGTCAAGGG TTACTTGTTACCAATCAAGAGCAGGAACACCAAGCGTAAAACTCCGGTCATGAAGAAGAGCCTGAACCCCCACTATAACCACACCTTTGTGTACAATGGGATTAAGCCTGAAGACCTGCAAAACACGTGtctggagctgacagtctgggatCGGGAGCCACTATCCAGCAATGACTTTCTCGGAGGAGTAAGGCTCGGGCCCGGGACAG GTTTATACAATGGACAACCTGTAGACTGGATGGACTCCAGCGGAGAGGAGCTCAGTCTATGGACTAAGATGAGACAGTACCCGGGATCCTGGGCTGAGGGATCATTACAGCTTCGCCCCACAATGGCCAAGGCAAAGTAA